A stretch of the Amycolatopsis sp. BJA-103 genome encodes the following:
- a CDS encoding dynamin family protein encodes MTSPTEQGRLAGPLSMSVANLCHRLQSQVSARTAAGFAEVLRRLGGPLQVAVAGRIKSGKSTLVNALIGRRVAPTDVGECTRLVTRFQYGTVDRVEIVFNDGRKQVLPFAADGMIPAELGIDIDKVSHIEAYLTNAVLQGMTVIDTPGLGSLDAASVSRTEQLLGAAKHRKPEDEDAEEDEEGSDELDDTSRNAVAGAEAVLYVVTQGVRADDQQALAAFTAATASREAGPVNAIAVLNKADTIAPESVEGSGGDVWKAATLLSEKQASTLKPRIADVLPVIGLIAESAESGGFTSGDAEALRQLSEMDDDILETMLISADIFTSWDCDVAAGVRLRLLEKLDLFGVRYAVEAIRKEPEITAGSLRRKLLDASGLEAVRQRLSIVFAARADGIKAAAALASVTALAHASGDPAERQRVHDAIEVLLAKPEAHQLRLLEALTLVASGAVDMPEDLSEEVLRVGSNADIGAQLGKPGAPRAELAAHALERAGWWRSFASFGATPAQSRVAHVVHRAYFLIWQQIRDPQA; translated from the coding sequence GTGACGTCACCGACGGAACAGGGCCGTCTCGCCGGCCCGCTGTCGATGTCGGTGGCGAACCTCTGTCATCGCCTCCAGTCGCAGGTGTCCGCGCGGACCGCGGCCGGTTTCGCCGAGGTGCTGCGCAGACTGGGCGGTCCGCTCCAGGTCGCCGTCGCCGGCCGGATCAAGTCGGGGAAGTCCACGCTGGTCAACGCCCTGATCGGACGCCGCGTCGCGCCGACCGACGTCGGCGAGTGCACCCGGCTGGTGACCAGGTTCCAGTACGGCACCGTCGACCGCGTCGAGATCGTCTTCAACGACGGCCGCAAGCAGGTGCTGCCCTTCGCCGCCGACGGGATGATCCCGGCCGAGCTGGGTATCGACATCGACAAGGTCTCGCATATCGAGGCGTACCTCACCAACGCGGTCCTGCAGGGCATGACCGTCATCGACACTCCGGGCCTCGGCTCGCTCGACGCCGCGTCGGTGTCGCGGACCGAGCAGTTGCTGGGTGCGGCGAAGCACCGCAAGCCTGAAGACGAAGACGCGGAAGAAGACGAAGAGGGTTCCGACGAGCTCGACGACACCTCTCGCAACGCCGTAGCGGGCGCCGAGGCCGTCCTCTATGTGGTCACGCAGGGTGTGCGCGCCGACGACCAGCAGGCGCTCGCCGCGTTCACCGCCGCGACCGCGAGCCGCGAGGCGGGCCCGGTCAACGCGATCGCGGTGCTCAACAAGGCGGACACCATCGCGCCCGAGTCGGTCGAAGGCTCGGGCGGCGACGTGTGGAAGGCCGCGACGCTGCTGTCGGAGAAGCAGGCCTCGACGCTGAAGCCCCGCATCGCGGACGTGCTGCCGGTGATCGGGCTGATCGCGGAGTCGGCGGAGTCCGGCGGGTTCACCTCAGGTGACGCCGAGGCGCTGCGCCAGCTGTCCGAGATGGACGACGACATCCTCGAGACCATGCTGATCTCGGCCGACATCTTCACCAGCTGGGACTGCGACGTCGCGGCGGGCGTCCGGCTGCGGCTGCTGGAGAAGCTGGACCTGTTCGGCGTCCGGTACGCCGTCGAAGCGATCCGCAAGGAACCCGAGATCACCGCGGGCTCGCTGCGGCGGAAGCTGCTCGACGCCTCCGGCCTCGAAGCCGTCCGCCAGCGGTTGAGCATCGTCTTCGCCGCCCGCGCCGACGGCATCAAGGCGGCCGCCGCGCTGGCCTCGGTCACCGCGCTGGCCCACGCCTCGGGTGACCCGGCCGAACGGCAGCGTGTCCACGACGCGATCGAGGTCCTGCTCGCCAAGCCCGAAGCACACCAGCTGCGGCTGCTCGAAGCGCTCACGCTGGTCGCGTCCGGCGCTGTCGACATGCCCGAGGACCTGTCCGAGGAGGTCCTGCGGGTCGGCAGCAACGCCGACATCGGCGCCCAGCTCGGCAAGCCGGGCGCTCCCCGGGCCGAACTCGCCGCCCACGCCCTCGAACGGGCCGGCTGGTGGCGCTCCTTCGCGTCCTTCGGCGCGACGCCCGCCCAGAGCCGCGTCGCGCACGTCGTGCACCGGGCGTACTTCCTCATCTGGCAGCAGATCCGCGACCCCCAAGCCTGA